From Penicillium digitatum chromosome 5, complete sequence, one genomic window encodes:
- a CDS encoding Six-hairpin glycosidase, producing MVRFFWAALWALTLGQVVMAVQQILAPRATGSLDIWLATERVVARQGILNNIGSAGAYAANAKPGIVVASPSTSNPNYYYTWTRDSALVFKTLIDLFKNGDSALLDVIEEYINAQAYIQTVSNPSGDLSGGGGLGEPKFNTDETAFTGSWGRPQRDGPALRATALISFGQWLMDNGYTTYATNIVWPIVRNDLSYVAQYWNQTGFDLWEEVSGSSFFTIAAQHRALVEGSTFARQVGVSCSSCDSQAPQVLCFLQSFWTGSYILANFGGGRSGKDANTLLGSIQTFDPEAGCDDTTFQPCSARALANHKVVTDSFRSVYSLNSGIAAGKAVSVGRYPEDSYYNGNPWYLCTLAAAEQLYDAIYTWNQIGSLTITSVSLSFFKDLYSSAAPGTYSSSSDTYASIVSAVKTYADGYVRVVETYAPSSGSLSEQFSRSDGSQLSARDLTWSYAALLTANERRNAIVPAPWGETSASSVPGQCQYTSAVGTFSSATNTAWPSTLTSGSGSGTTTGSGGATTTKTTPATKTTSTITSCTTPTAVAVTFNVIATTLYGQNIKLAGSISELGSWSPSSAIALSASSYTTSNHLWFVTVTLPAGISFTYKFIRVVSDGTITWESDPNLSYTVPATCGATAVTVNNTWR from the exons ATGGTTCGATTTTTTTGGGCTGCGCTTTGGGCGCTTACTCTTGGCCAGGTCGTCATGGCCGTGCAACAGATATTGGCCCCTCGTGCGACAGGAAGTTTGGATATCTGGTTGGCGACTGAACGCGTGGTGGCAAGGCAGGGTATTCTGAATAACATCGGATCGGCTGGTGCCTATGCTGCGAATGCAAAGCCAGGCATTGTAGTCGCCAGCCCGAGTACCTCTAACCCTAATT ATTATTATACTTGGACTCGAGACTCGGCCCTGGTGTTCAAAACTTTGATCGATCTGTTCAAGAACGGCGACAGCGCTTTGCTAGATGTGATTGAAGAATACATCAATGCGCAGGCCTACATACAGACGGTGTCAAATCCCTCTGGAGATCTTTCGGGTGGCGGTGGATTGGGCGAGCCCAAGTTCAATACCGATGAGACAGCTTTCACAGGCTCTTGGGGTCGCCCCCAGCGTGATGGACCAGCCTTGCGAGCCACTGCATTGATTTCGTTTGGCCAATGGCTTATG GATAATGGATACACCACCTATGCGACCAACATTGTCTGGCCCATTGTACGCAACGATCTCTCCTATGTTGCCCAGTACTGGAATCAGACCGGATTTG ATCTCTGGGAGGAAGTTTCCGGCTCGTCATTCTTTACCATCGCGGCTCAGCACCGCGCCTTGGTGGAGGGAAGCACGTTCGCAAGGCAAGTCGGGGTTTCATGTTCGTCCTGTGACTCTCAGGCTCCGCAGGTCTTATGCTTCTTACAATCCTTCTGGACTGGATCCTACATTCTGGCCAACTTTGGTGGTGGCCGCTCTGGCAAAGACGCCAACACCCTGCTTGGCAGTATTCAAACCTTTGACCCGGAGGCAGGATGTGATGACACCACGTTCCAGCCTTGCTCAGCTCGTGCACTCGCGAACCACAAAGTTGTGACTGATTCATTCCGGTCGGTCTACTCTCTCAACTCTGGTATCGCTGCGGGCAAGGCTGTGTCTGTTGGTCGATACCCAGAGGACTCCTACTACAATGGTAATCCTTGGTACCTGTGCACTTTGGCTGCAGCCGAGCAGTTGTATGATGCTATATACACGTGGAACCAGATCGGTTCTTTGACAATCACATCTGTCTctttgagcttcttcaaggaTCTGTACAGCTCCGCTGCGCCTGGTACCTACTCCTCTTCTAGTGATACGTACGCCTCGATCGTGAGTGCTGTCAAGACATATGCAGATGGATACGTTCGTGTTGTG GAAACATACGCTCCCTCCAGTGGCTCCTTGTCCGAGCAATTCTCCAGGTCCGATGGCTCGCAACTCTCAGCCCGTGACCTGACCTGGTCCTACGCAGCCCTACTTACCGCCAACGAACGTCGGAATGCCATCGTTCCTGCACCATGGGGTGAAACTTCTGCCAGCAGCGTTCCTGGACAATGTCAATATACGTCGGCTGTTGGTACTTTCAGCAGTGCCACCAACACTGCCTGGCCCAGCACTTTGACGAGTGGGTCAGGCAGCGGAACTACGACCGGATCAGGCGGTGCAACTACCACCAAGACGACTCCTGCCACGAAGACTACCTCAACGATAACATCTTGCACCACGCCAACTGCTGTTGCAGTGACCTTCAACGTGATTGCCACTACTTTATATGGCCAAAACATCAAGCTTGCTGGATCTATCTCTGAGCTTGGCTCTTGGTCCCCAAGCAGTGCTATTGCGCTGAGCGCTTCTTCATACACTACCAGCAACCATCTATGGTTCGTGACTGTGACTCTTCCAGCGGGCATTAGCTTCACCTATAAGTTTATTCGGGTAGTGAGTGATGGAACGATTACGTGGGAGAGTGACCCGAACCTGTCGTATACTGTTCCCGCCACCTGTGGTGCCACAGCTGTGACGGTTAACAATACCTGGAGGTGA
- a CDS encoding Rutin-alpha-L-rhamnosidase, translating into MQVEAIQHKSGLTAPPVGLSKNHILDNTISPALLMAANLKSLTFIATTLLWQTAMGLTPTEWRSQSIYFLLTDRFGRSDNSLTASCNVYDRIYCGGSWQGIINQLDYIQGMGFTAIWITPVTKQLPQNTGDGMSYHGYWQQDIYNVNPNHGTSDDLLALSEALHERGMYLMVDVVANHMGYAGAGNTVDYSVFTPFSSSSYFHPYCLISNYNNQSDVENCWLGDTTVSLPDLDTLQSSVQTLLNNWIGDLVSVYSIDGLRVDTVKHIQKSFWPGFNAAAGIYAVGEVFDGDPAYTCDYQKYIDGILNYPIYTSDYSQAKNVISFIFFSDGIPIVYSGQEQHYSGANDPENREAIWLSGYSTTAELYQYIAITNDIRKAAVAADPSYLTTKNVPFYQDNHTLAMKKGSDSSPVITILSNAGSSGPSYTLSLSGSGYSSGAKLIELYTCTFITVDSSGKIAVSMACGLPRVLIFASSMSNNGLCGVSIPSATATTTTQTIATTTTTTGARCIQATALPVLFKEVVTTSYGQEIYISGSIRPLGTWDTSKAIALSASSYTSFNPLWEATIILPVGTTFQYKFLKKTIRSSTVMWESDPNRSYTVPTGCSGTTATVTASWK; encoded by the exons ATGCAAGTAGAAgctatacaacataaatcAGGTCTGACTGCTCCCCCGGTTGGTTTATCCAAGAACCACATCCTCGATAACACAATCAGTCCTGCTTTGCTCATGGCTGCAAACCTGAAGAGCCTCACATTCATAGCAACCACACTACTATGGCAGACGGCTATGGGCCTGACCCCCACGGAATGGCGCAGTCAATCAATCTATTTCCTGTTGACTGATCGCTTCGGACGCAGCGACAATTCATTAACTGCTAGTTGCAACGTTTATGACAGA ATTTATTGCGGTGGCAGTTGGCAGGGTATTATCAACCAA TTGGATTATATCCAGGGAATGGGCTTTACAGCCATTTGGATCACTCCAGTAACAAAACAGCTCCCGCAAAACACCGGCGATGGTATGTCCTATCATGGGTACTGGCAGCAAGATAT ATACAATGTCAATCCAAACCATGGCACGTCTGATGATCTCTTGGCACTCTCAGAGGCACTGCACGAGCGAGGCATGTATCTCATGGTTGACGTTGTGGCAAACCATATG GGATACGCTGGAGCTGGAAACACTGTGGATTACAGTGTCTTCACTCCCTTCAGTTCTTCGTCTTACTTCCATCCTTACTGCTTGATCAGTAACTATAACAATCAATCCGACGTCGAGAATTGTTGGCTTGGCGATACCACTGTATCGCTCCCCGATCTCGACACACTCCAGAGCTCAGTGCAGACACTCTTGAACAATTGGATTGGGGATTTAGTGTCAGTTTACTCCA TTGATGGATTACGCGTCGATACCGTGAAGCATATCCAGAAGTCTTTCTGGCCTGGATTCAATGCTGCTGCAGGCATCTATGCTGTCGGAGAGGTCTTCGATGGAGATCCAGCTTACACCTGCGACTACCAGAAGTACATTGACGGTATCTTGAACTATCCCAT CTACACTAGCGACTACTCACAGGCCAAGAATGTAATCTCGTTCATCTTTTTTTCAGACGGCATTCCCATTGTATACTCCGGCCAGGAACAACACTATAGTGGTGCAAATGACCCAGAAAACCGCGAAGCTATCTGGCTGTCGGGATACTCCACTACCGCAGAGTTATATCAATATATCGCAATCACGAATGACATCCGCAAAGCGGCGGTTGCAGCAGACCCCAGCTATCTTACGACCAAG AATGTGCCCTTCTATCAAGACAACCATACACTCGCCATGAAGAAGGGATCGGACAGCTCGCCAGTCATAACGATTCTTTCCAATGCCGGGTCATCCGGACCCTCCTACACATTGTCTTTAAGTGGCAGCGGGTATTCATCAGGTGCGAAGCTGATAGAGTTGTACACCTGCACGTTTATAACGGTGGATTCCAGCGGTAAAATCGCCGTGTCAATGGCATGCGGACTACCACGGGTTCTTATTTTTGCATCCTCCATGAGCAATAACGGGCTATGCGGCGTATCCATCCCCAGTGCTACAGCTACCACCACAACTCAGACCATTGCTACGACGACAACCACTACGGGGGCGAGGTGCATCCAAGCCACTGCCCTGCCGGTTCTATTCAAAGAGGTTGTGACTACTTCTTATGGCCAGGAGATCTACATCTCCGGGTCAATCCGCCCACTTGGCACCTGGGACACGAGCAAAGCCATCGCACTGTCTGCAAGCAGCTACACTTCTTTCAATCCCTTGTGGGAAGCGACTATCATCCTGCCCGTCGGAACAACATTCCAGTATAAATTCCTTAAGAAGACGATCAGATCTTCAACTGTGATGTGGGAAAGCGATCCCAACCGGTCGTATACGGTGCCAACTGGGTGTTCTGGAACTACGGCCACTGTGACAGCGAGCTGGAAATAA
- a CDS encoding Extracellular lipase, putative: MTCILKLILLSVLPLVCAVPAQKKAATANPTVVIPKAKATVVGFTGLNKIDKFNGIPFALPPTGPLRLKPPQPIQTSLGTIKATSAAKSCPQFLFSTDKRDIPSSIIAKLTNVPIFQEIANFGEDCLTLDVRRPSGTKSNAKLPVLVWIFGGGFEQGSTAIYDGSNFVTASVKLGMPVIFVAMNYRLGGFGFLPGAEIQKDRSANLGLLDQRLALQWVADNIAAFGGDPSKVTIWGESAGAISVFDQMAMYDGDHTYNGAPLFRGAIMNSGSMVPANPVNGTKGQAVYDTVVKNAGCRGANDTLECLRELDYTKFLNAANSVPGILGYNSVAESYLPRPDGTVLTESPDQLVLQGKYAPVPFIVGDQEDEGTIFALFQSNLTTTDQVVDYLQNLFFFDASRQQLTDLVATYHDFKEDGSPFRTGSLYNWYPQYKRLAAILGDLTFTLTRRGFLSYTQKAKPDVPSWSYLSSYDRGIPFLGTFHGSDVVQVLYGILPNYGSKSLHSYFLSFAYEQDPNANAGDYMEWPPWGNNQSLMNFFIDHGALLPDTFRQDSYEQIMADPAAFHI; encoded by the coding sequence ATGACTTGCATTTTGAAACTGATCTTGTTGTCTGTTTTGCCTCTGGTTTGCGCCGTGCCTGCGCAAAAGAAAGCAGCCACAGCTAACCCAACCGTTGTCATtcccaaggccaaggccacTGTTGTTGGCTTCACTGGTCTCAACAAGATTGATAAGTTCAATGGCATCCCGTTCGCACTGCCACCAACTGGCCCTCTTCGGTTGAAACCACCTCAACCTATTCAAACTTCCCTTGGGACCATCAAGGCTACGTCTGCTGCAAAGTCCTGCCCGCAATTCCTGTTCAGCACCGACAAAAGAGACATTCCTAGCTCGATAATCGCGAAGCTCACTAATGTTCCAATCTTCCAGGAGATTGCCAATTTTGGCGAGGACTGTTTGACTCTGGATGTGCGTCGTCCGTCTGGAACCAAGTCAAACGCAAAGCTACCGGTGCTGGTCTGGATCTTTGGTGGTGGCTTTGAACAAGGTTCCACCGCAATCTATGATGGATCGAACTTTGTGACAGCTTCTGTAAAGCTGGGGATGCCCGTCATCTTTGTCGCCATGAACTACCGTCTTGGAGGGTTCGGGTTTTTGCCCGGCGCAGAGATCCAGAAAGATCGGTCCGCCAATCTAGGACTTCTGGATCAGCGTCTTGCTTTACAATGGGTCGCAGACAACATTGCCGCATTTGGGGGAGATCCATCCAAGGTCACCATTTGGGGTGAATCTGCTGGCGCCATCTCCGTGTTTGACCAGATGGCCATGTATGATGGCGATCATACGTACAACGGTGCACCACTTTTCCGCGGTGCCATCATGAACTCTGGCAGCATGGTACCTGCAAATCCGGTCAATGGCACGAAAGGCCAAGCTGTGTATGATACTGTCGTTAAGAACGCTGGCTGCCGCGGCGCCAATGATACGCTCGAATGTTTACGCGAACTGGATTATACCAAATTTCTCAACGCTGCCAACTCGGTCCCGGGCATCTTGGGTTATAATTCGGTCGCTGAGTCGTATTTACCTCGCCCAGATGGCACGGTCTTGACTGAATCACCGGACCAACTAGTCCTCCAGGGCAAATATGCCCCGGTGCCATTCATTGTCGGCGACCAAGAAGATGAGGGGACTATCTTTGCTCTATTTCAAAGCAACTTGACAACAACCGATCAAGTCGTGGATTATCTACAGAACCTATTCTTTTTTGATGCCTCGCGACAACAGCTTACAGATCTCGTTGCCACCTATCACGATTTCAAAGAGGACGGCTCACCCTTCCGCACGGGATCCCTTTATAACTGGTACCCACAATATAAACGACTGGCAGCCATCCTGGGCGATCTAACCTTTACCCTCACCCGCCGGGGTTTCTTAAGCTACACCCAGAAAGCGAAACCAGATGTTCCCTCTTGGTCCTACCTGTCATCTTACGACCGTGGCATTCCCTTCCTGGGAACCTTCCACGGATCCGATGTTGTCCAGGTGTTATATGGGATCCTGCCAAACTACGGATCTAAATCTTTGCATTCATACTTCCTGTCGTTTGCGTATGAACAGGACCCAAATGCAAATGCTGGAGATTATATGGAGTGGCCACCATGGGGTAACAATCAGTCGCTGATGAATTTCTTCATTGATCATGGTGCCCTCTTGCCGGATACCTTTCGTCAGGATAGCTATGAGCAGATTATGGCGGATCCTGCTGCCTTCCACATTTGA
- a CDS encoding MFS peptide transporter, putative — MNDSDPMDVVEVVKSKAISHDISVNEKVPVVDELTIDNAPPLREVSIEGDSVDKSAPTAEELATLRRVAGDLPVASYSVAFVELCERFSYYGTTAVFVNFLQRPLPAGSSTGALVPGVSDWSNDSPGALGMGQQASTGLTLFNSFWSYIMPLFGAMVADQWWGRYRTIMSAIACALIGHTILVISAIPKVIDSPNGAIACFSIGLIIMGIGTGGFKANISPLIAEQYREDKPYVKTLASGERVIVDPSATVSRIYMYFYMMVNIGSFVGQVAMVYAERYVGFWLSYLLPTAMFCLCPAVLLLCRKHYILTPPSGSIYPKAFKVSMLAMKGHWTLNPVRWFKSSSTDIWAAVKPSQLGVNKPVWMDFDDAWVDEVRRGLLACRVFLWYPLYWLAYNQMLNNLTSQAATMKLGGVPNDIINNLNPIALIIFIPIFDHIVYPGIRKMGFHFTPLKRITAGFIVAALSMVVAAVTQHYIYKLGPCGNQANYCLEVKHEHTNISVWVQALTYIMGGISEILASITSLEYAYTKAPKNMRSLVQAVSLLMNAFSSAIGQAFVGLADDPLLTWNYTVVAILAFLGGIGFWVTNYKLDAQEDAMNMLPDSAYSPQAVLDEERK, encoded by the exons ATGAATGACAGCGATCCTATGGATGTGGTTGAGGTTGTCAAATCCAAGGCAATCTCACACGATATCAGTGTCAATGAGAAGGTCCCAGTGGTTGACGAGTTGACCATCGACAATGCCCCTCCCCTGCGAGAAGTGTCAATCGAAGGTGATTCTGTGGATAAGAGCGCTCCTACCGCGGAAGAACTTGCCACTTTACGCCGTGTTGCTGGCGATCTACCCGTGGCATCATATAGCGTTGCCTTTGTGGAACTGTGCGAGCGTTTCTCGTACTATGGCACCACTGCTGTTT TCGTCAATTTCCTTCAGCGACCTTTGCCTGCTGGATCCTCCACCGGTGCCCTAGTTCCAGGTGTTTCCGACTGGAGTAATGATTCCCCCGGAGCTCTGGGTATGGGCCAACAGGCCTCTACCGGATTGACGTTGT TCAACTCTTTCTGGTCCTACATCATGCCTCTCTTTGGTGCCATGGTTGCTGATCAATGGTGGGGTCGGTACCGCACCATCATGTCCGCGATTGCCTGCGCACTCATTGGACACACTATTCTCGTCATTTCTGCCATTCCCAAAGTTATCGATAGCCCCAACGGAGCGATTGCATGCTTTTCTATTGGCCTTATTATCATGGGTATAGGAACTGGTGGTTTCAAAGCCAATATCTCCCCCCTGATCGCAGAACAATATCGCGAGGACAAGCCTTATGTCAAGACACTTGCTAGCGGTGAACGTGTCATTGTTGACCCCTCTGCCACCGTTTCCCGTATCTACATGTACTTCTACATGATGGTCAATATTGGTTCTTTTGTAGGTCAGGTCGCCATGGTCTACGCCGAGCGATATGTTGGTTTCTGGCTCTCGTACCTGCTCCCCACAGCCATGTTTTGCTTATGTCCTGCTGTGTTGCTCCTTTGCAGGAAACATTACATCCTCACTCCTCCTAGTGGATCAATTTACCCCAAAGCTTTCAAAGTGTCGATGTTGGCGATGAAGGGCCACTGGACACTGAACCCCGTGCGATG GTTCAAGAGTTCCAGTACCGATATCTGGGCTGCTGTCAAGCCCAGTCAGCTCGGAGTCAACAAGCCCGTGTGGATGGACTTTGATGATGCGTGGGTTGATGAAGTTCGCCGAGGACTGCTTGCCTGCAGAGTATTTTTGTGGTACCCCCTTTACT GGCTCGCCTACAACCAGATGTTGAACAACCTGACATCTCAAGCGGCCACCATGAAACTTGGTGGTGTCCCCAACGATATCATCAACAACCTTAATCCCATTGCActgatcatcttcatccccaTCTTTGATCACATCGTTTACCCTGGTATTCGCAAGATGGGTTTCCACTTCACCCCCTTGAAGCGTATCACGGCCGGTTTCATCGTGGCTGCCCTCAGTATGGTTGTTGCCGCGGTCACCCAACACTACATCTACAAGTTGGGTCCTTGCGGTAACCAAGCAAACTACTGTCTGGAAGTTAAGCACGAGCACACCAACATCTCGGTTTGGGTTCAGGCCCTAACATACATTATGGGTGGTATTTCAGAGATCCTTGCATCCATCACTTCTCTGGAATATGCCTACACTAAGGCCCCGAAGAACATGCGGTCCCTCGTGCAGGCTGTCTCGCTACTGATGAACGCTTTCTCATCTGCCATTGGTCAAGCTTTTGTTGGTCTTGCTGATGATCCTCTCTTGACCTGGAACTACACTGTGGTTGCAATCCTCGCCTTCCTTGGTGGTATTGGATTCTGGGTCACCAATTACAAGTTAGACGCACAGGAAGACGCCATGAATATGCTCCCAGACAGTGCATACTCTCCCCAGGCGGTTTTGGATGAGGAGCGGAAGTAA
- a CDS encoding Midasin, producing MPPKEKYSDPELRDEIKKEIHNSDKGGKPGQWSARKAQMMASEYKRRGGSYNTAKEEGQTESQKHLDNWTKEEWQTKEGSGTARKDDESRKRYLPKKAWEKLSEKEKEETEEKKVEESQGGKQFVGNTTEAKEARRKASSGIGDEGQKVERDSEKIRRNGKAGKKGTKTNEEKNKDNQKNGDEKDDEQDDEQDDEQDDEQDDEQDDEQDDEKKGRTGMKRSAKQDEAPKKKQKDSARMQSLRKRK from the exons ATGCCACCCAAGGAAAAATACAGCGACCCCGAACTCCGCGAtgaaatcaaaaaagaaatccatAACAGCGACAAGGGCGGGAAACCTGGCCAATGGTCTGCACGAAAG GCTCAAATGATGGCATCTGAATACAAAAGGCGCGGAGGCAGCTACAACACTGCAAAGGAAGAAGGTCAGACGGAATCTCAGAAACACCTTGATAACTGGACGAAAGAGGAATGGCAAACGAAGGAGGGGTCTGGTACAGCACGAAAAGATGATGAATCGCGGAAAAGGTACCTTCCCAAGAAGGCCTGGGAGAAGTTGAgtgaaaaggaaaaggaggagacggaagagaagaaggtagAGGAGTCACAAGGGGGGAAGCAGTTTGTTGGCAATACCACAGAGGCAAAAGAAGCGAGGCGGAAGGCTAGTTCAGGTATCGGGGATGAGGGTCAGAAGGTTGAGAGAGATTCAGAGAAAATTCGACGGAATGGGAAGGCTGGTAAAAAAGGGACGAAAACGAACGAAGAGAAGAATAAGGACAACCAGAAAAATGGTGACGAGAAAGACGACGAGCAAGACGACGAGCAAGACGACGAGCAAGACGACGAGCAAGACGACGAGCAAGACGACGAGCAAGACGAcgaaaagaaaggaagaacaGGAATGAAACGCAGTGCAAAGCAGGATGAagcaccaaaaaagaaacaaaaagacaGCGCTAGGATGCAAAGCCTACGGAAGAGAAAGTAA
- a CDS encoding Flavin-binding monooxygenase, putative, giving the protein MMSSSYTILEARTDLGGTWDLFKYPGIRSDSDLSTFGFQFNPWSRENPIAEGSAIKEYIRDTATKYGIDKHILYSHHLLSADWSSDENTWSLAQDPLKADIPGLDAFQGQVVHPQFWTEDFQFQDKKIVIIGSGATAITLLPNLADHAARVTMLQRSPTYILSVPNRSSRRWLSYVLPNAFYRKSQRVNSIYTTRIFFLFCQRFPNFARWLLKLNVCKQLPSHIPYDLHFKPKYNPWEQRLCVCPDGDLFRSLRQGKADVKTDTIRKVTKNGILLNSEEQLEADIIIAATGLRLQIAGGSALSVDGKKIDVGEKYLWNGIMLQHLPNAAFVIGYTNASWSLGSDATAQFVCRLLKELESRKFVAAIPRLKEQEAATLEDRPLLNLTSTYVSLAERVLPKTADRGPWQPRDHYWEDLKFALRGDMDTGLEFVQGPYLRLRPKMSLSGSVCAISINFP; this is encoded by the exons ATgatgtcatcatc CTACACCATCCTGGAAGCTCGCACCGATCTAGGTGGCACCTGGGATCTCTTCAAGTATCCTGGTATCCGTTCCGACTCTGACCTTTCCACCTTCGGCTTCCAATTCAACCCCTGGTCCCGCGAAAACCCCATCGCCGAGGGCTCTGCCATCAAGGAATACATACGCGACACAGCGACTAAATACGGTATCGACAAACATATCCTCTACAGCCACCATCTATTATCCGCAGACTGGTCCTCCGATGAAAACACCTGGTCGCTCGCC CAGGATCCCCTGAAAGCCGACATCCCTGGCCTGGATGCCTTCCAGGGCCAGGTCGTTCACCCGCAATTCTGGACCGAGGACTTCCAGTTCCAGGACAAGAAGATCGTGATCATCGGTTCTGGTGCGACCGCCATCACTCTCCTCCCCAATCTCGCCGACCATGCCGCCCGTGTCACAATGCTCCAGCGCAGCCCAACCTACATCCTTTCCGTCCCAAACCGCTCAAGTCGCCGCTGGCTCTCCTACGTCCTCCCCAATGCCTTTTATCGCAAGTCGCAGCGTGTGAATTCTATCTACACCACACGAatcttcttccttttctgcCAGCGCTTCCCGAATTTCGCGCGATGGCTGCTCAAGTTGAATGTGTGCAAGCAACTGCCCAGCCACATCCCATACGACCTGCATTTCAAGCCTAAATACAATCCCTGGGAACAGCGGTTGTGTGTTTGTCCCGACGGGGATCTGTTCCGCAGTCTCCGGCAGGGTAAGGCGGATGTCAAGACGGATACTATTCGCAAGGTTACAAAGAATGGAATTCTCTTAAATTCGGAGGAGCAGCTCGAGGCAGATATTATCATTGCTGCTACTGGCCTGCGATTGCAGATTGCAGGTGGCTCAGCGCTGTCTGTGGACGGGAAGAAGATCGATGTGGGTGAGAAGTATCTATGGAATGGAATCATGCTCCAGCATCTGCCCAATGCGGCTTTCGTTATTGGGTATACTAATGCATCGTGGAGCCTTGGTTCGGACGCTACGGCTCAGTTTGTCTGCCGCTTGCTCAAGGAACTGGAGTCGCGGAAGTTTGTCGCAGCTATTCCCCGCTTGAAGGAACAGGAGGCTGCTACGCTTGAAGATCGTCCCCTTTTGAACCTCACGTCAACCTATGTGTCACTTGCTGAACGTGTGTTGCCCAAAACGGCTGACCGTGGTCCGTGGCAGCCGCGTGATCATTATTGGGAGGACTTGAAATTTGCTCTGCGTGGTGATATGGACACCGGACTGGAATTTGTGCAAGGGCCATATCTGCGCCTGCGCCCTAAGATGTC GTTGTCTGGTTCGGT CTGTGCAATATCCATCAATTTCCCTTGA